Proteins encoded in a region of the Megalops cyprinoides isolate fMegCyp1 chromosome 3, fMegCyp1.pri, whole genome shotgun sequence genome:
- the alg5 gene encoding dolichyl-phosphate beta-glucosyltransferase, with protein sequence MDCGLCELIQCLAALAIVGLLVIFLIAHFSASGMVDVRRHEKEKYFLTEDGEKEAFPSLQDPHSREISVVVPSYNEELRLPVMMEETMEYLERRQKQQPSFTYEVIVVDDGSKDKTTEVALNYTKRYGADKVRVLTLVKNRGKGGAVRMGTLSSRGKLVLMADADGATKFADIEKVEAGLRDINPKPENMAISCGSRAHLEKESVAQRSVFRTFLMYGFHFLVWFFCVKGIRDTQCGFKLFTREAALKTFSCLHVERWAFDVELLYIAQCFKIPIAEVAVNWTEIEGSKLVPFWSWLQMGKDLIFIRLRYITGAWKLESSRKVD encoded by the exons ATGGATTGTGGTTTATGTGAATTGATTCAGTGCCTCGCTGCTTTGGCCATCGTTGGTTTACTTGTG attttcctAATTGCACATTTTAGTGCTTCTGGTATGGTTGATGTGAGACGCCATGAAAAGGAGAAATATTTCTTAACCGAGGATGGTGAGAAGGAGGCTTTTCCAAGTCTCCAGGACCCCCACTCCCGGGAGATTTCCGTGGTGGTGCCATCCTACAATGAAGAGCTCAGGT TGCCTGTGATGATGGAAGAGACTATGGAGTATTTGGAGAGAAGACAG AAGCAGCAGCCTTCCTTTACCTACGAAGTCATTGTGGTTGATGATGGAAGTAAGGATAAAACCACAGAG GTCGCCTTGAATTACACTAAGAGATACGGAGCTGACAAAGTGAGGGTACTGACACTGGTGAAGAACCGTGGCAAGGGCGGGGCTGTGCGGATG GGCACTTTGAGCTCTCGGGGAAAGCTTGTCCTCATGGCAGATGCTGATGGTGCCACGAAATTTGCAGACATCGAGAAGGTGGAGGCAGGCCTGAGAGACATTAACCCAAAGCCG GAGAATATGGCCATCTCCTGTGGGTCCCGAGCCCACCTGGAGAAGGAATCTGTTGCACAG cggTCAGTGTTTCGTACATTCCTGATGTACGGGTTCCACTTCCTGGTGTGGTTCTTCTGTGTGAAAGGCATCAGAGACACTCAGTGCGGATTCAAGCTCTTTACCCGCGAGGCTGCCTTAAAGACCTTCTCCTGCCTGCATGTTGAGCGCTG GGCATTTGATGTGGAACTCTTGTATATTGCCCAGTGCTTTAAAATACCCATAGCAGAGGTTGCTGTCAACTGGACAGAGATTGAAG GCTCCAAATTGGTTCCTTTTTGGAGCTGGCTACAGATGGGCAAGGATCTCATCTTCATCAGACTTCGTTACATCACCGGTGCCTGGAAACTGGAGTCCTCAAGAAAAGTAGACTAG
- the exosc8 gene encoding exosome complex component RRP43, translating into MAAGFKTAEPLEYHRSFLKENCRPDGRELGEFRTTTLNIGSISTADGSALVKIGNTTAICGIKGELASPPADAPNKGYIVPNVDLPPLCSSRFRPGPPGEQAQAASQFIADVIESSEVIKKEDICIEKGKLCWVLYCDIMCLDYDGNLLDASLIALLAALKNVQLPEVTINKETDLAEVNLQKKQHLNISKHPIGSSFAVFDDSIVIVDPTSEEESLSTSMMTVVTDEDDRLCTLHKPGGTSLSGEKLQDCISRAMTRHREVSKLIDTVILSVKPQK; encoded by the exons ATGGCGGCTGGATTTAA AACTGCAGAGCCCCTAGAGTACCACAGGAGTTTTCTG AAAGAGAACTGCCGGCCAGACGGAAGAGAACTTGGCGAATTCAGAACAACAACTCTGAATATAG GCTCCATATCGACTGCTGACGGCTCAGCCTTAGTGAAGATCGGGAACACCACTGCCATTTGTGGCATCAAAGGG GAATTGGCATCTCCACCAGCTGATGCACCCAACAAAGGTTATATAg TGCCCAATGTGGACCTGCCACCATTGTGCTCCTCCAGGTTCCGTCCAGGTCCCCCAGGGGAACAAGCACAGGCTGCTAGCCAGTTCATCGCAGATGTCATCGAGAG TTCTGAGGTGATAAAGAAAGAAGATATATGCATTGAAAAAGGAAAG CTCTGCTGGGTGCTGTACTGTGACATTATGTGCCTCGACTATGATGGGAACTTGTTGGATGCTTCCCTCATCGCCCTGTTGGCAGCTCTAAAGAATG TACAACTTCCAGAAGTTAccataaacaaagaaacagaccTGGCAGAAGTGAACCTACAGAAGAAGCAGCACCTGAACATTTCTAAACATCCAATTGGCTCATCATTTGCTGTATTTGATGA CTCCATTGTCATCGTGGATCCCACTTCTGAGGAAGAGAGCTTATCGACATCCATGATGACAGTGGTAACGGATGAGGACGACAGACTGTGCACACTCCACAAACCGG gtGGAACTTCGCTGTCTGGTGAGAAACTTCAGGACTGCATCAGTCGAGCTATGACGCGGCATCGTGAGGTCAGCAAGCTGATAGATACGGTCATTCTCAGCGTCAAGCCCCAGAAGTGA